One Serinicoccus chungangensis genomic window carries:
- a CDS encoding cysteine desulfurase-like protein, with the protein MPLDVAAVRAQFPSLRSGVAFFDGPGGSQTPEVVAAAVASTLASPLSNRGVVTASERRADDVVVQARSALGDLLGVDPGDVVFGRSMTALTMDLARTLARTQGWGAGDEVVVSSLDHDANIRPWVLAAEAVGASVRWAEVDPATGELPLEAVTSVLSSRTRLVAVTGASNLLGTRPDVRAVADAAHEVGALVHVDAVHLAAHARVDRAALGADLLSCSPYKFFGPHLGVLVARPGLLGDLHPDKLVPSSDAVPERFELGTLPYELLAGAAAAVDVIAGWGGGGSRPDRLTSAFAAVEEHEDALRERTEQGLRQVEGLTLWSRAAHRTPTLLFTLEGVEPSAVHRHLARLDVNAPASHFYAWELSHRLGLGSTGGVRVGLAPYTSTDDVDRLLAGVDEVAATR; encoded by the coding sequence ATGCCGCTCGACGTCGCCGCCGTCCGTGCCCAGTTCCCCTCCCTGCGCTCGGGGGTCGCCTTCTTCGACGGCCCCGGGGGCTCGCAGACGCCCGAGGTGGTGGCCGCGGCCGTCGCCTCCACCCTGGCCAGCCCCCTGTCGAACCGGGGGGTCGTCACCGCCAGCGAGCGACGTGCCGACGACGTCGTCGTCCAGGCGCGGTCCGCCCTGGGGGACCTGCTGGGTGTCGACCCCGGTGACGTGGTCTTCGGCCGGAGCATGACGGCGTTGACCATGGACCTGGCGCGCACCCTCGCCCGCACGCAGGGCTGGGGCGCCGGTGACGAGGTCGTGGTGAGCTCGCTGGACCACGACGCCAACATCCGCCCGTGGGTCCTCGCCGCCGAGGCCGTGGGCGCGTCCGTCCGGTGGGCCGAGGTGGATCCCGCGACCGGGGAGCTGCCCCTCGAGGCCGTCACGTCGGTGCTGTCCTCGCGGACCCGGCTCGTCGCCGTGACCGGGGCCTCCAACCTGCTCGGGACCCGCCCGGACGTGCGGGCCGTCGCCGACGCGGCGCACGAGGTCGGGGCCCTCGTGCACGTGGACGCCGTGCACCTGGCCGCCCACGCCCGCGTCGACCGGGCGGCGCTGGGCGCCGACCTGCTCTCCTGCTCGCCCTACAAGTTCTTCGGCCCGCACCTGGGGGTGCTCGTCGCGCGGCCCGGGTTGCTGGGCGACCTGCACCCGGACAAGCTCGTGCCCTCCAGCGACGCCGTTCCCGAGCGCTTCGAGCTGGGCACCCTGCCCTACGAGCTGCTCGCCGGCGCGGCGGCGGCCGTCGACGTCATCGCGGGCTGGGGCGGGGGCGGCTCTCGCCCGGATCGCCTCACCAGCGCCTTCGCGGCCGTCGAGGAGCACGAGGACGCCCTCCGCGAGCGCACCGAGCAGGGGCTGCGACAGGTCGAGGGGCTCACCCTGTGGTCCCGGGCCGCCCACCGCACCCCGACGCTGCTGTTCACCCTCGAGGGGGTGGAGCCGTCGGCCGTCCACCGCCACCTGGCCAGGCTGGACGTCAACGCCCCCGCCTCCCACTTCTACGCCTGGGAGCTGTCCCACCGGCTGGGGCTGGGGTCGACCGGCGGGGTGCGCGTGGGCCTGGCGCCCTACACCAGCACCGACGACGTGGACCGGCTGCTGGCGGGCGTGGACGAGGTGGCCGCGACCCGCTGA